Proteins encoded within one genomic window of Pongo pygmaeus isolate AG05252 chromosome 4, NHGRI_mPonPyg2-v2.0_pri, whole genome shotgun sequence:
- the HARS1 gene encoding histidine--tRNA ligase, cytoplasmic isoform X2, whose protein sequence is MAERAALEELVKLQGERVRGLKQQKASAELIEEEVAKLLKLKAQLGPDESKQKFVLKTPKGTRDYSPRQMAVREKVFDVIIRCFKRHGAEVIDTPVFELKETLMGKYGEDSKLIYDLKDQGGELLSLRYDLTVPFARYLAMNKLTNIKRYHIAKVYRRDNPAMTRGRYREFYQCDFDIAGNFDPMIPDAECLKIMCEILSSLQIGDFLVKVNDRRILDGMFAICGVSDSKFRTICSSVDKLDKVSWEEVKNEMVGEKGLAPEVADRIGDYVQQHGGVSLVEQLLQDPKLSQSKQALEGLGDLKLLFEYLTLFGIDDKISFDLSLARGLDYYTGVIYEAVLLQTPAQAGEEPLGVGSVAAGGRYDGLVGMFDPKGRKVPCVGLSIGVERIFSIVEQRLEALEEKVRTTETQVLVASAQKKLLEERLKLVSELWDAGIKAELLYKKNPKLLNQLQYCEEAGIPLVAIIGEQELKDGVIKLRSVTSREEVDVRREDLVEEIKRRTGQPLCIC, encoded by the exons ATGGCAGAGCGTGCGGCGCTGGAGGAGCTGGTGAAACTTCAGGGAGAGCGCGTGCGAGGCCTCAAGCAGCAGAAGGCCAGCGCCGAGCTG ATCGAGGAGGAGGTGGCAAAACTCCTGAAACTGAAGGCACAGCTGGGTCCTGATGAAAGCAAACAGAAATTTGTGCTCAAAACCCCCAAG GGCACAAGAGACTATAGTCCCCGGCAGATGGCAGTTCGCGAGAAGGTGTTTGACGTAATCATCCGTTGCTTCAAGCGCCACGGTGCAGAAGTCATTGATACACCTGTATTTGAACTAAAG GAAACACTGATGGGAAAGTATGGGGAAGACTCCAAGCTTATCTATGACCTGAAGGACCAGGGCGGGGAGCTCCTGTCCCTTCGCTATGACCTCACT GTTCCTTTTGCTCGGTATTTGGCAATGAATAAACTGACCAACATTAAACGCTACCACATAGCAAAGGTATATCGGCGGGATAACCCAGCCATGACCCGTGGCCGATACCGGGAATTTTACCAGTGT GATTTTGACATTGCTGGGAACTTTGATCCCATGATCCCTGATGCAGAGTGCCTGAAGATCATGTGCGAGATCCTGAGTTCACTTCAGATAGGCGACTTCCTGGTCAAG GTAAATGATCGACGCATTCTAGATGGGATGTTTGCTATCTGTGGTGTTTCTGACAGCAAGTTCCGTACCATTTGCTCCTCAGTAGACAAGCTGGACAAG GTGTCCTGGGAAGAGGTGAAGAATGAGATGGTGGGAGAGAAGGGCCTTGCACCTGAGGTGGCTGACCGCATTGGGGACTATGTCCAGCAGCATG GTGGGGTATCCCTGGTGGAACAGCTGCTCCAGGATCCTAAACTATCCCAAAGCAAGCAGGCCTTGGAGGGCCTGGGAGACCTGAAGTTGCTCTTTGAGTACCTGACCCTATTTGGCATTGATGACAAA ATCTCCTTTGACCTGAGCCTTGCTCGAGGGCTGGATTACTACACTGGGGTGATCTATGAGGCAGTGCTGCTACAGACCCCAGCCCAGGCAGGGGAAGAGCCCCTGGGTGTGGGCAGTGTGGCTGCTGGAGGACGCTATGATGGGCTAGTGGGCATGTTTGACCCCAAAGGGCGCAAGGTGCCATGTGTAGGGCTCAGCATTGGGGTGGAGCGGATTTTCTCCATCGTGGAACAGAGACTAGAG GCTTTGGAGGAGAAGGTACGGACCACGGAGACACAGGTGCTTGTGGCATCTGCACAGAAGAAGCTGCTAGAGGAAAGACTAAAGCTTGTCTCAGAACTGTGGGATGCTGGGATCAAG GCTGAGCTGCTGTACAAGAAGAACCCAAAGCTACTGAACCAGTTGCAGTACTGTGAAGAGGCAGGCATCCCACTGGTGGCTATCATCGGCGAGCAGGAACTCAAGGATGGGGTCATCAAGCTCCGTTCAGTGACTAGCAGGGAAGAG GTGGATGTCCGAAGAGAAGACCTTGTGGAGGAAATCAAAAGGAGAACAGGCCAGCCCCTCTGCATCTGCTGA
- the HARS1 gene encoding histidine--tRNA ligase, cytoplasmic isoform X6, with amino-acid sequence MAERAALEELVKLQGERVRGLKQQKASAELIEEEVAKLLKLKAQLGPDESKQKFVLKTPKETLMGKYGEDSKLIYDLKDQGGELLSLRYDLTVPFARYLAMNKLTNIKRYHIAKDFDIAGNFDPMIPDAECLKIMCEILSSLQIGDFLVKVNDRRILDGMFAICGVSDSKFRTICSSVDKLDKVSWEEVKNEMVGEKGLAPEVADRIGDYVQQHGGVSLVEQLLQDPKLSQSKQALEGLGDLKLLFEYLTLFGIDDKISFDLSLARGLDYYTGVIYEAVLLQTPAQAGEEPLGVGSVAAGGRYDGLVGMFDPKGRKVPCVGLSIGVERIFSIVEQRLEALEEKVRTTETQVLVASAQKKLLEERLKLVSELWDAGIKAELLYKKNPKLLNQLQYCEEAGIPLVAIIGEQELKDGVIKLRSVTSREEVDVRREDLVEEIKRRTGQPLCIC; translated from the exons ATGGCAGAGCGTGCGGCGCTGGAGGAGCTGGTGAAACTTCAGGGAGAGCGCGTGCGAGGCCTCAAGCAGCAGAAGGCCAGCGCCGAGCTG ATCGAGGAGGAGGTGGCAAAACTCCTGAAACTGAAGGCACAGCTGGGTCCTGATGAAAGCAAACAGAAATTTGTGCTCAAAACCCCCAAG GAAACACTGATGGGAAAGTATGGGGAAGACTCCAAGCTTATCTATGACCTGAAGGACCAGGGCGGGGAGCTCCTGTCCCTTCGCTATGACCTCACT GTTCCTTTTGCTCGGTATTTGGCAATGAATAAACTGACCAACATTAAACGCTACCACATAGCAAAG GATTTTGACATTGCTGGGAACTTTGATCCCATGATCCCTGATGCAGAGTGCCTGAAGATCATGTGCGAGATCCTGAGTTCACTTCAGATAGGCGACTTCCTGGTCAAG GTAAATGATCGACGCATTCTAGATGGGATGTTTGCTATCTGTGGTGTTTCTGACAGCAAGTTCCGTACCATTTGCTCCTCAGTAGACAAGCTGGACAAG GTGTCCTGGGAAGAGGTGAAGAATGAGATGGTGGGAGAGAAGGGCCTTGCACCTGAGGTGGCTGACCGCATTGGGGACTATGTCCAGCAGCATG GTGGGGTATCCCTGGTGGAACAGCTGCTCCAGGATCCTAAACTATCCCAAAGCAAGCAGGCCTTGGAGGGCCTGGGAGACCTGAAGTTGCTCTTTGAGTACCTGACCCTATTTGGCATTGATGACAAA ATCTCCTTTGACCTGAGCCTTGCTCGAGGGCTGGATTACTACACTGGGGTGATCTATGAGGCAGTGCTGCTACAGACCCCAGCCCAGGCAGGGGAAGAGCCCCTGGGTGTGGGCAGTGTGGCTGCTGGAGGACGCTATGATGGGCTAGTGGGCATGTTTGACCCCAAAGGGCGCAAGGTGCCATGTGTAGGGCTCAGCATTGGGGTGGAGCGGATTTTCTCCATCGTGGAACAGAGACTAGAG GCTTTGGAGGAGAAGGTACGGACCACGGAGACACAGGTGCTTGTGGCATCTGCACAGAAGAAGCTGCTAGAGGAAAGACTAAAGCTTGTCTCAGAACTGTGGGATGCTGGGATCAAG GCTGAGCTGCTGTACAAGAAGAACCCAAAGCTACTGAACCAGTTGCAGTACTGTGAAGAGGCAGGCATCCCACTGGTGGCTATCATCGGCGAGCAGGAACTCAAGGATGGGGTCATCAAGCTCCGTTCAGTGACTAGCAGGGAAGAG GTGGATGTCCGAAGAGAAGACCTTGTGGAGGAAATCAAAAGGAGAACAGGCCAGCCCCTCTGCATCTGCTGA
- the HARS1 gene encoding histidine--tRNA ligase, cytoplasmic isoform X5, which yields MAERAALEELVKLQGERVRGLKQQKASAELIEEEVAKLLKLKAQLGPDESKQKFVLKTPKETLMGKYGEDSKLIYDLKDQGGELLSLRYDLTVPFARYLAMNKLTNIKRYHIAKVYRRDNPAMTRGRYREFYQCDFDIAGNFDPMIPDAECLKIMCEILSSLQIGDFLVKVNDRRILDGMFAICGVSDSKFRTICSSVDKLDKVSWEEVKNEMVGEKGLAPEVADRIGDYVQQHGGVSLVEQLLQDPKLSQSKQALEGLGDLKLLFEYLTLFGIDDKISFDLSLARGLDYYTGVIYEAVLLQTPAQAGEEPLGVGSVAAGGRYDGLVGMFDPKGRKVPCVGLSIGVERIFSIVEQRLEALEEKVRTTETQVLVASAQKKLLEERLKLVSELWDAGIKAELLYKKNPKLLNQLQYCEEAGIPLVAIIGEQELKDGVIKLRSVTSREEVDVRREDLVEEIKRRTGQPLCIC from the exons ATGGCAGAGCGTGCGGCGCTGGAGGAGCTGGTGAAACTTCAGGGAGAGCGCGTGCGAGGCCTCAAGCAGCAGAAGGCCAGCGCCGAGCTG ATCGAGGAGGAGGTGGCAAAACTCCTGAAACTGAAGGCACAGCTGGGTCCTGATGAAAGCAAACAGAAATTTGTGCTCAAAACCCCCAAG GAAACACTGATGGGAAAGTATGGGGAAGACTCCAAGCTTATCTATGACCTGAAGGACCAGGGCGGGGAGCTCCTGTCCCTTCGCTATGACCTCACT GTTCCTTTTGCTCGGTATTTGGCAATGAATAAACTGACCAACATTAAACGCTACCACATAGCAAAGGTATATCGGCGGGATAACCCAGCCATGACCCGTGGCCGATACCGGGAATTTTACCAGTGT GATTTTGACATTGCTGGGAACTTTGATCCCATGATCCCTGATGCAGAGTGCCTGAAGATCATGTGCGAGATCCTGAGTTCACTTCAGATAGGCGACTTCCTGGTCAAG GTAAATGATCGACGCATTCTAGATGGGATGTTTGCTATCTGTGGTGTTTCTGACAGCAAGTTCCGTACCATTTGCTCCTCAGTAGACAAGCTGGACAAG GTGTCCTGGGAAGAGGTGAAGAATGAGATGGTGGGAGAGAAGGGCCTTGCACCTGAGGTGGCTGACCGCATTGGGGACTATGTCCAGCAGCATG GTGGGGTATCCCTGGTGGAACAGCTGCTCCAGGATCCTAAACTATCCCAAAGCAAGCAGGCCTTGGAGGGCCTGGGAGACCTGAAGTTGCTCTTTGAGTACCTGACCCTATTTGGCATTGATGACAAA ATCTCCTTTGACCTGAGCCTTGCTCGAGGGCTGGATTACTACACTGGGGTGATCTATGAGGCAGTGCTGCTACAGACCCCAGCCCAGGCAGGGGAAGAGCCCCTGGGTGTGGGCAGTGTGGCTGCTGGAGGACGCTATGATGGGCTAGTGGGCATGTTTGACCCCAAAGGGCGCAAGGTGCCATGTGTAGGGCTCAGCATTGGGGTGGAGCGGATTTTCTCCATCGTGGAACAGAGACTAGAG GCTTTGGAGGAGAAGGTACGGACCACGGAGACACAGGTGCTTGTGGCATCTGCACAGAAGAAGCTGCTAGAGGAAAGACTAAAGCTTGTCTCAGAACTGTGGGATGCTGGGATCAAG GCTGAGCTGCTGTACAAGAAGAACCCAAAGCTACTGAACCAGTTGCAGTACTGTGAAGAGGCAGGCATCCCACTGGTGGCTATCATCGGCGAGCAGGAACTCAAGGATGGGGTCATCAAGCTCCGTTCAGTGACTAGCAGGGAAGAG GTGGATGTCCGAAGAGAAGACCTTGTGGAGGAAATCAAAAGGAGAACAGGCCAGCCCCTCTGCATCTGCTGA
- the HARS1 gene encoding histidine--tRNA ligase, cytoplasmic isoform X4: protein MAERAALEELVKLQGERVRGLKQQKASAELIEEEVAKLLKLKAQLGPDESKQKFVLKTPKGTRDYSPRQMAVREKVFDVIIRCFKRHGAEVIDTPVFELKETLMGKYGEDSKLIYDLKDQGGELLSLRYDLTVPFARYLAMNKLTNIKRYHIAKDFDIAGNFDPMIPDAECLKIMCEILSSLQIGDFLVKVNDRRILDGMFAICGVSDSKFRTICSSVDKLDKVSWEEVKNEMVGEKGLAPEVADRIGDYVQQHGGVSLVEQLLQDPKLSQSKQALEGLGDLKLLFEYLTLFGIDDKISFDLSLARGLDYYTGVIYEAVLLQTPAQAGEEPLGVGSVAAGGRYDGLVGMFDPKGRKVPCVGLSIGVERIFSIVEQRLEALEEKVRTTETQVLVASAQKKLLEERLKLVSELWDAGIKAELLYKKNPKLLNQLQYCEEAGIPLVAIIGEQELKDGVIKLRSVTSREEVDVRREDLVEEIKRRTGQPLCIC from the exons ATGGCAGAGCGTGCGGCGCTGGAGGAGCTGGTGAAACTTCAGGGAGAGCGCGTGCGAGGCCTCAAGCAGCAGAAGGCCAGCGCCGAGCTG ATCGAGGAGGAGGTGGCAAAACTCCTGAAACTGAAGGCACAGCTGGGTCCTGATGAAAGCAAACAGAAATTTGTGCTCAAAACCCCCAAG GGCACAAGAGACTATAGTCCCCGGCAGATGGCAGTTCGCGAGAAGGTGTTTGACGTAATCATCCGTTGCTTCAAGCGCCACGGTGCAGAAGTCATTGATACACCTGTATTTGAACTAAAG GAAACACTGATGGGAAAGTATGGGGAAGACTCCAAGCTTATCTATGACCTGAAGGACCAGGGCGGGGAGCTCCTGTCCCTTCGCTATGACCTCACT GTTCCTTTTGCTCGGTATTTGGCAATGAATAAACTGACCAACATTAAACGCTACCACATAGCAAAG GATTTTGACATTGCTGGGAACTTTGATCCCATGATCCCTGATGCAGAGTGCCTGAAGATCATGTGCGAGATCCTGAGTTCACTTCAGATAGGCGACTTCCTGGTCAAG GTAAATGATCGACGCATTCTAGATGGGATGTTTGCTATCTGTGGTGTTTCTGACAGCAAGTTCCGTACCATTTGCTCCTCAGTAGACAAGCTGGACAAG GTGTCCTGGGAAGAGGTGAAGAATGAGATGGTGGGAGAGAAGGGCCTTGCACCTGAGGTGGCTGACCGCATTGGGGACTATGTCCAGCAGCATG GTGGGGTATCCCTGGTGGAACAGCTGCTCCAGGATCCTAAACTATCCCAAAGCAAGCAGGCCTTGGAGGGCCTGGGAGACCTGAAGTTGCTCTTTGAGTACCTGACCCTATTTGGCATTGATGACAAA ATCTCCTTTGACCTGAGCCTTGCTCGAGGGCTGGATTACTACACTGGGGTGATCTATGAGGCAGTGCTGCTACAGACCCCAGCCCAGGCAGGGGAAGAGCCCCTGGGTGTGGGCAGTGTGGCTGCTGGAGGACGCTATGATGGGCTAGTGGGCATGTTTGACCCCAAAGGGCGCAAGGTGCCATGTGTAGGGCTCAGCATTGGGGTGGAGCGGATTTTCTCCATCGTGGAACAGAGACTAGAG GCTTTGGAGGAGAAGGTACGGACCACGGAGACACAGGTGCTTGTGGCATCTGCACAGAAGAAGCTGCTAGAGGAAAGACTAAAGCTTGTCTCAGAACTGTGGGATGCTGGGATCAAG GCTGAGCTGCTGTACAAGAAGAACCCAAAGCTACTGAACCAGTTGCAGTACTGTGAAGAGGCAGGCATCCCACTGGTGGCTATCATCGGCGAGCAGGAACTCAAGGATGGGGTCATCAAGCTCCGTTCAGTGACTAGCAGGGAAGAG GTGGATGTCCGAAGAGAAGACCTTGTGGAGGAAATCAAAAGGAGAACAGGCCAGCCCCTCTGCATCTGCTGA
- the HARS1 gene encoding histidine--tRNA ligase, cytoplasmic isoform X3: MAERAALEELVKLQGERVRGLKQQKASAELIEEEVAKLLKLKAQLGPDESKQKFVLKTPKGTRDYSPRQMAVREKVFDVIIRCFKRHGAEVIDTPVFELKETLMGKYGEDSKLIYDLKDQGGELLSLRYDLTVPFARYLAMNKLTNIKRYHIAKDFDIAGNFDPMIPDAECLKIMCEILSSLQIGDFLVKVNDRRILDGMFAICGVSDSKFRTICSSVDKLDKVSWEEVKNEMVGEKGLAPEVADRIGDYVQQHGGVSLVEQLLQDPKLSQSKQALEGLGDLKLLFEYLTLFGIDDKISFDLSLARGLDYYTGVIYEAVLLQTPAQAGEEPLGVGSVAAGGRYDGLVGMFDPKGRKVPCVGLSIGVERIFSIVEQRLEALEEKVRTTETQVLVASAQKKLLEERLKLVSELWDAGIKAELLYKKNPKLLNQLQYCEEAGIPLVAIIGEQELKDGVIKLRSVTSREEVREVGRKAKGQRMYAILGGPCPFKT, translated from the exons ATGGCAGAGCGTGCGGCGCTGGAGGAGCTGGTGAAACTTCAGGGAGAGCGCGTGCGAGGCCTCAAGCAGCAGAAGGCCAGCGCCGAGCTG ATCGAGGAGGAGGTGGCAAAACTCCTGAAACTGAAGGCACAGCTGGGTCCTGATGAAAGCAAACAGAAATTTGTGCTCAAAACCCCCAAG GGCACAAGAGACTATAGTCCCCGGCAGATGGCAGTTCGCGAGAAGGTGTTTGACGTAATCATCCGTTGCTTCAAGCGCCACGGTGCAGAAGTCATTGATACACCTGTATTTGAACTAAAG GAAACACTGATGGGAAAGTATGGGGAAGACTCCAAGCTTATCTATGACCTGAAGGACCAGGGCGGGGAGCTCCTGTCCCTTCGCTATGACCTCACT GTTCCTTTTGCTCGGTATTTGGCAATGAATAAACTGACCAACATTAAACGCTACCACATAGCAAAG GATTTTGACATTGCTGGGAACTTTGATCCCATGATCCCTGATGCAGAGTGCCTGAAGATCATGTGCGAGATCCTGAGTTCACTTCAGATAGGCGACTTCCTGGTCAAG GTAAATGATCGACGCATTCTAGATGGGATGTTTGCTATCTGTGGTGTTTCTGACAGCAAGTTCCGTACCATTTGCTCCTCAGTAGACAAGCTGGACAAG GTGTCCTGGGAAGAGGTGAAGAATGAGATGGTGGGAGAGAAGGGCCTTGCACCTGAGGTGGCTGACCGCATTGGGGACTATGTCCAGCAGCATG GTGGGGTATCCCTGGTGGAACAGCTGCTCCAGGATCCTAAACTATCCCAAAGCAAGCAGGCCTTGGAGGGCCTGGGAGACCTGAAGTTGCTCTTTGAGTACCTGACCCTATTTGGCATTGATGACAAA ATCTCCTTTGACCTGAGCCTTGCTCGAGGGCTGGATTACTACACTGGGGTGATCTATGAGGCAGTGCTGCTACAGACCCCAGCCCAGGCAGGGGAAGAGCCCCTGGGTGTGGGCAGTGTGGCTGCTGGAGGACGCTATGATGGGCTAGTGGGCATGTTTGACCCCAAAGGGCGCAAGGTGCCATGTGTAGGGCTCAGCATTGGGGTGGAGCGGATTTTCTCCATCGTGGAACAGAGACTAGAG GCTTTGGAGGAGAAGGTACGGACCACGGAGACACAGGTGCTTGTGGCATCTGCACAGAAGAAGCTGCTAGAGGAAAGACTAAAGCTTGTCTCAGAACTGTGGGATGCTGGGATCAAG GCTGAGCTGCTGTACAAGAAGAACCCAAAGCTACTGAACCAGTTGCAGTACTGTGAAGAGGCAGGCATCCCACTGGTGGCTATCATCGGCGAGCAGGAACTCAAGGATGGGGTCATCAAGCTCCGTTCAGTGACTAGCAGGGAAGAGGTGAGGGAGGTGGGCAGGAAGGCTAAGGGACAGAGAATGTATGCCATTTTGGGAGGCCCGTGCCCATTCAAGACCTGA
- the HARS1 gene encoding histidine--tRNA ligase, cytoplasmic isoform X1, whose protein sequence is MAERAALEELVKLQGERVRGLKQQKASAELIEEEVAKLLKLKAQLGPDESKQKFVLKTPKGTRDYSPRQMAVREKVFDVIIRCFKRHGAEVIDTPVFELKETLMGKYGEDSKLIYDLKDQGGELLSLRYDLTVPFARYLAMNKLTNIKRYHIAKVYRRDNPAMTRGRYREFYQCDFDIAGNFDPMIPDAECLKIMCEILSSLQIGDFLVKVNDRRILDGMFAICGVSDSKFRTICSSVDKLDKVSWEEVKNEMVGEKGLAPEVADRIGDYVQQHGGVSLVEQLLQDPKLSQSKQALEGLGDLKLLFEYLTLFGIDDKISFDLSLARGLDYYTGVIYEAVLLQTPAQAGEEPLGVGSVAAGGRYDGLVGMFDPKGRKVPCVGLSIGVERIFSIVEQRLEALEEKVRTTETQVLVASAQKKLLEERLKLVSELWDAGIKAELLYKKNPKLLNQLQYCEEAGIPLVAIIGEQELKDGVIKLRSVTSREEVREVGRKAKGQRMYAILGGPCPFKT, encoded by the exons ATGGCAGAGCGTGCGGCGCTGGAGGAGCTGGTGAAACTTCAGGGAGAGCGCGTGCGAGGCCTCAAGCAGCAGAAGGCCAGCGCCGAGCTG ATCGAGGAGGAGGTGGCAAAACTCCTGAAACTGAAGGCACAGCTGGGTCCTGATGAAAGCAAACAGAAATTTGTGCTCAAAACCCCCAAG GGCACAAGAGACTATAGTCCCCGGCAGATGGCAGTTCGCGAGAAGGTGTTTGACGTAATCATCCGTTGCTTCAAGCGCCACGGTGCAGAAGTCATTGATACACCTGTATTTGAACTAAAG GAAACACTGATGGGAAAGTATGGGGAAGACTCCAAGCTTATCTATGACCTGAAGGACCAGGGCGGGGAGCTCCTGTCCCTTCGCTATGACCTCACT GTTCCTTTTGCTCGGTATTTGGCAATGAATAAACTGACCAACATTAAACGCTACCACATAGCAAAGGTATATCGGCGGGATAACCCAGCCATGACCCGTGGCCGATACCGGGAATTTTACCAGTGT GATTTTGACATTGCTGGGAACTTTGATCCCATGATCCCTGATGCAGAGTGCCTGAAGATCATGTGCGAGATCCTGAGTTCACTTCAGATAGGCGACTTCCTGGTCAAG GTAAATGATCGACGCATTCTAGATGGGATGTTTGCTATCTGTGGTGTTTCTGACAGCAAGTTCCGTACCATTTGCTCCTCAGTAGACAAGCTGGACAAG GTGTCCTGGGAAGAGGTGAAGAATGAGATGGTGGGAGAGAAGGGCCTTGCACCTGAGGTGGCTGACCGCATTGGGGACTATGTCCAGCAGCATG GTGGGGTATCCCTGGTGGAACAGCTGCTCCAGGATCCTAAACTATCCCAAAGCAAGCAGGCCTTGGAGGGCCTGGGAGACCTGAAGTTGCTCTTTGAGTACCTGACCCTATTTGGCATTGATGACAAA ATCTCCTTTGACCTGAGCCTTGCTCGAGGGCTGGATTACTACACTGGGGTGATCTATGAGGCAGTGCTGCTACAGACCCCAGCCCAGGCAGGGGAAGAGCCCCTGGGTGTGGGCAGTGTGGCTGCTGGAGGACGCTATGATGGGCTAGTGGGCATGTTTGACCCCAAAGGGCGCAAGGTGCCATGTGTAGGGCTCAGCATTGGGGTGGAGCGGATTTTCTCCATCGTGGAACAGAGACTAGAG GCTTTGGAGGAGAAGGTACGGACCACGGAGACACAGGTGCTTGTGGCATCTGCACAGAAGAAGCTGCTAGAGGAAAGACTAAAGCTTGTCTCAGAACTGTGGGATGCTGGGATCAAG GCTGAGCTGCTGTACAAGAAGAACCCAAAGCTACTGAACCAGTTGCAGTACTGTGAAGAGGCAGGCATCCCACTGGTGGCTATCATCGGCGAGCAGGAACTCAAGGATGGGGTCATCAAGCTCCGTTCAGTGACTAGCAGGGAAGAGGTGAGGGAGGTGGGCAGGAAGGCTAAGGGACAGAGAATGTATGCCATTTTGGGAGGCCCGTGCCCATTCAAGACCTGA